The following coding sequences lie in one Rutidosis leptorrhynchoides isolate AG116_Rl617_1_P2 chromosome 4, CSIRO_AGI_Rlap_v1, whole genome shotgun sequence genomic window:
- the LOC139904465 gene encoding calcium-dependent protein kinase SK5-like: MSSSSPTSISNSNSSQPTKPPILKKPNPSSSSTNSKPFYVLKQKTPVLQQLYTIGRKLGQGQFGTTHLCTEKSSGIAYACKSIPKKKLICKEDYEDVLKEIQIMHHLSEHNNVVRIKGTYEDALYVHIVMELCAGGELFDRIVQKGHYSEREAAKLIKTIVGVVEACHSLGVMHRDLKPENFLFSTTHEDATLKATDFGLSVFYKPGETFSDVVGSPYYVAPEVLRKHYGPESDVWSAGVILYILLSGVPPFWAETEMGIFRQILQAKLDFESEPWPSITDSAKDLIRKMLDRNPKKRLTAHEVLCHPWIVDDKMAPDKPLDSAVLSRLKQFSAMNKLKKMALRVIAETLSEEEIGGLKELFKMIDTDNSGTITFEELKEGLRRVGSELMESEIKDLMDAADIDNSGTIDYGEFLAATVHLNKLEREENLLSAFSFFDKDGSGYITIDELQQACEEMGLGEVHLDEIVKEIDQDNDGQIDYGEFAAMMRMGNGGVGRRTMRGNLNLGEALGVVQPENTS; this comes from the exons ATGTCATCTTCATCACCAACTTCAATTTCAAATTCAAATTCATCACAACCCACAAAACCCCCAATCTTGAAAAAAccaaacccatcatcatcatcaacaaattCAAAACCTTTTTATGTTCTTAAGCAAAAAACCCCAGTTCTTCAACAGTTGTACACAATTGGTAGAAAATTAGGTCAAGGGCAGTTTGGTACAACTCATTTATGCACAGAGAAATCATCTGGTATTGCTTATGCTTGCAAATCAATCCCCAAAAAGAAACTAATTTGTAAAGAGGATTATGAAGATGTTTTGAAAGAAATACAAATAATGCATCATTTATCTGAACATAATAATGTTGTGAGAATTAAAGGGACTTATGAAGATGCTTTATATGTTCATATTGTTATGGAGTTATGTGCTGGTGGTGAGTTGTTTGATAGGATTGTGCAAAAAGGTCATTATAGTGAAAGAGAAGCTGCTAAATTGATTAAAACAATTGTTGGTGTTGTTGAAGCTTGTCATTCATTGGGTGTTATGCATAGAGATCTTAAACCTGAAAACTTTTTGTTTTCCACCACTCATGAAGATGCTACTCTTAAAGCCACTGATTTTGGCTTGTCTGTTTTCTACAAACCAG GTGAAACATTTTCGGACGTGGTTGGAAGCCCTTACTACGTTGCTCCAGAGGTTTTACGTAAGCATTATGGACCTGAATCTGATGTTTGGAGCGCAGGGGTTATTTTGTACATCTTACTCAGTGGTGTTCCCCCTTTTTGGGCAG AAACTGAAATGGGCATCTTTCGTCAGATATTACAAGCAAAACTAGATTTTGAATCCGAGCCATGGCCTTCGATAACTGACAGTGCGAAAGATCTTATAAGGAAAATGCTTGATCGAAATCCAAAGAAAAGGCTTACTGCTCATGAAGTTTTAT GTCACCCGTGGATTGTTGATGATAAAATGGCACCTGACAAGCCACTTGATTCTGCTGTTTTATCGCGTTTGAAACAGTTCTCTGCGATGAACAAGCTCAAGAAAATGGCTTTACGG GTGATTGCCGAAACGCTTTCAGAAGAAGAAATTGGTGGATTAAAGGAGTTGTTCAAAATGATAGATACGGACAATAGCGGTACGATTACATTTGAAGAACTAAAAGAGGGCCTAAGACGAGTAGGTTCTGAACTTATGGAGTCTGAGATCAAGGACCTAATGGATGCT GCTGATATAGACAACAGTGGGACAATCGATTATGGTGAATTTCTTGCAGCGACGGTACACTTGAATAAGCTGGAGCGAGAAGAGAATCTTTTGTCCGCATTTTCGTTTTTTGATAAGGATGGGAGTGGTTACATAACTATCGATGAGCTCCAACAAGCGTGTGAAGAGATGGGTTTAGGTGAAGTCCACCTTGATGAAATAGTCAAAGAAATCGACCAAGATAAT GATGGGCAGATTGATTATGGGGAGTTTGCTGCTATGATGAGGATGGGCAATGGTGGGGTCGGTCGGAGAACTATGAGAGGCAACCTGAACCTAGGTGAAGCTCTTGGAGTTGTACAACCCGAAAACACCTCGTAA